The following coding sequences lie in one Micromonospora sp. R77 genomic window:
- the miaB gene encoding tRNA (N6-isopentenyl adenosine(37)-C2)-methylthiotransferase MiaB, which yields MTTAAAGSPRTYQVRTYGCQMNVHDSERISGLLEQAGYVRAAEVDENPDVVVFNTCAVRENADNRLYGNLGHLRPVKDKHPGMQIAVGGCLAQKDRGDIVRKAPWVDVVFGTHNIGSLPVLLERARHNTAAEVEILESLDVFPSTLPTRRESTYAGWVSISVGCNNTCTFCIVPSLRGKEKDRRPGDILSEVRALVDEGVLEVTLLGQNVNSYGVEFGDRYAFGKLLRACGDIDGLERVRFTSPHPKDFTDDVIAAMAETPNVCHSLHMPLQSGSDDVLKAMRRSYRSEKYLGIIEKVRAAMPDAAITTDIIVGFPGETDADFEKTLDVVRAARFSSAFTFQYSKRPGTPAATMDGQLPKQVVQERYERLIACVEEITWAENRKLVGETVEVLVAVGEGRKDERTGRMSGRARDGRLVHFDAGSLAGTIRPGDIVHTVVTYAAPHHLNADGEPLSHRRTRAGDAAEAGRSPRTPGVLLGLPTVGAPAAAPAPTTGCAAH from the coding sequence ATGACTACCGCAGCCGCGGGCAGCCCGCGCACCTACCAGGTGCGCACGTACGGCTGCCAGATGAACGTGCACGACTCCGAGCGCATCTCCGGCCTGCTCGAACAGGCCGGTTACGTGCGCGCCGCCGAGGTCGACGAGAACCCCGACGTGGTGGTGTTCAACACCTGCGCCGTCCGGGAGAACGCCGACAACCGGCTCTACGGCAACCTGGGTCACCTGCGTCCCGTCAAGGACAAGCACCCCGGGATGCAGATCGCGGTCGGCGGCTGCCTGGCCCAGAAGGACCGCGGCGACATCGTCCGCAAGGCCCCCTGGGTGGACGTGGTCTTCGGCACCCACAACATCGGCTCGCTGCCGGTGCTGCTGGAACGGGCCCGGCACAACACCGCCGCCGAGGTGGAGATCCTCGAATCCCTCGACGTCTTCCCCTCCACGCTGCCCACCCGCCGCGAGTCCACCTACGCCGGCTGGGTGTCGATCTCCGTCGGCTGCAACAACACCTGCACGTTCTGCATCGTGCCGTCGCTGCGCGGCAAGGAGAAGGACCGCCGCCCCGGCGACATCCTCTCCGAGGTGCGCGCCCTGGTCGACGAGGGCGTGCTGGAGGTGACCCTGCTCGGGCAGAACGTCAACTCCTACGGCGTCGAGTTCGGTGACCGGTACGCCTTCGGCAAGCTGTTGCGCGCCTGCGGCGACATCGACGGGCTGGAGCGGGTCCGGTTCACCAGCCCGCACCCGAAGGACTTCACCGACGACGTGATCGCGGCGATGGCCGAGACGCCGAACGTCTGCCACTCGTTGCACATGCCGTTGCAGTCCGGCTCGGACGACGTGCTGAAGGCGATGCGCCGGTCGTACCGGTCGGAGAAGTATCTGGGGATCATCGAGAAGGTGCGGGCGGCGATGCCCGACGCGGCGATCACCACCGACATCATCGTCGGCTTCCCCGGCGAGACCGACGCCGACTTCGAGAAGACCCTCGACGTGGTCCGGGCGGCCCGCTTCTCGTCGGCGTTCACCTTCCAGTACTCCAAGCGCCCCGGCACGCCCGCCGCCACCATGGACGGCCAGCTGCCCAAGCAGGTCGTGCAGGAACGCTACGAGCGGCTGATCGCCTGCGTCGAGGAGATCACCTGGGCGGAGAACAGGAAGCTGGTGGGGGAGACCGTCGAGGTGCTGGTCGCCGTCGGCGAGGGCCGCAAGGACGAGCGCACCGGCCGGATGTCCGGCCGCGCCCGCGACGGCCGCCTCGTCCACTTCGACGCGGGTTCCCTGGCGGGGACGATCCGCCCCGGCGACATCGTGCACACCGTCGTCACCTACGCCGCCCCGCACCACCTCAACGCCGACGGCGAGCCGCTGTCGCACCGGCGTACCCGGGCCGGCGACGCGGCCGAGGCGGGACGCTCCCCGCGTACCCCCGGGGTGTTGCTCGGGTTGCCGACGGTCGGTGCGCCGGCCGCGGCACCCGCGCCGACCACCGGCTGCGCCGCGCACTGA
- a CDS encoding cellulase family glycosylhydrolase produces the protein MHRPTALGGAFTALATAAAGVLVAAAVSTTPAAAAVGGTGTGYLHTNGNKIVDSTGATVRLTGINWFGMETDNKTFHGLWSSNPWRGQLDTMARLGYNTLRVPWSDDAVKPGATASGINDFVNPDLVGLSPLQILDKVVDYAGSKGMRIILDRHRPTSAGQSPLWYTSTVSEATWIADWKMMAQRYANNPTVIGADLHNEPHAEGTNPAATGACWGCGDTARDWRLAAERAGNAILGVQPNWLIFVEGVSCPSGGLSNVWDGDTSNDEDCGWWGGNLSKAGQFPVRLNVANRLVYSPHEYATSVYHQAWFDDPTYPANMPAIWDRYWGYLYKQNIAPIMMGEFGTTLQDPKDKVWLQNLLAYTGSGVNGMSFTYWSWNPNSGDTGGIANDDWTTINQAKQDIISPYLIPPVGGGTNPSPTTGPTGSPTPTPTPTGSSSPTPTPPVPSGACTASYKQVNAWAGGFQGELTVKNTGTGAVNPWSVTWAWPSGVTLASGWNATVTQSGSTVTAAAPDWAKSLAAGASVTIGFTANGAASAPATVKLNGTSC, from the coding sequence ATGCACCGACCCACCGCCCTCGGCGGCGCGTTCACCGCGCTCGCCACCGCCGCGGCCGGCGTCCTCGTCGCCGCGGCCGTCAGCACCACCCCGGCCGCCGCCGCTGTCGGCGGCACCGGCACCGGCTACCTGCACACCAACGGCAACAAGATCGTCGACAGCACCGGGGCCACCGTCCGGCTCACCGGGATCAACTGGTTCGGCATGGAGACCGACAACAAGACCTTCCACGGTCTGTGGTCGAGCAACCCGTGGCGCGGCCAGCTCGACACGATGGCCCGGCTGGGCTACAACACGCTGCGCGTCCCGTGGTCGGACGACGCGGTGAAGCCGGGCGCGACGGCCAGCGGGATCAACGACTTCGTCAACCCGGACCTGGTCGGGCTCTCCCCGCTGCAGATCCTCGACAAGGTCGTCGACTACGCCGGCAGCAAGGGGATGCGGATCATCCTGGACCGGCACCGGCCCACCTCGGCCGGGCAGTCGCCGCTCTGGTACACCTCGACGGTCTCCGAGGCGACCTGGATCGCCGACTGGAAGATGATGGCACAGCGGTACGCGAACAATCCGACGGTGATCGGCGCGGACCTGCACAACGAGCCGCACGCCGAGGGCACCAACCCGGCCGCCACCGGCGCCTGCTGGGGCTGCGGCGACACCGCCCGGGACTGGCGGCTCGCCGCCGAGCGGGCCGGCAACGCGATCCTCGGGGTGCAGCCGAACTGGCTGATCTTCGTGGAGGGGGTGAGCTGCCCCAGCGGCGGCCTGTCGAACGTCTGGGACGGCGACACCAGCAACGACGAGGACTGCGGCTGGTGGGGCGGCAACCTGTCGAAGGCGGGCCAGTTCCCGGTCCGGCTGAACGTGGCGAACCGGCTGGTCTACTCCCCGCACGAGTACGCCACCTCGGTCTACCACCAGGCCTGGTTCGACGACCCGACCTACCCGGCGAACATGCCGGCGATCTGGGACAGGTACTGGGGCTACCTCTACAAGCAGAACATCGCGCCGATCATGATGGGCGAGTTCGGCACCACGCTCCAGGACCCGAAGGACAAGGTCTGGCTGCAGAACCTGCTGGCGTACACCGGCAGCGGGGTGAACGGGATGTCCTTCACCTACTGGTCGTGGAACCCGAACTCGGGTGACACCGGTGGCATCGCCAACGACGACTGGACCACGATCAACCAGGCGAAGCAGGACATCATCTCGCCGTACCTGATCCCGCCGGTCGGTGGCGGCACCAACCCGTCGCCGACGACCGGCCCGACCGGCTCGCCGACGCCGACCCCGACGCCGACCGGCTCGTCCTCGCCGACGCCGACCCCGCCGGTTCCGTCCGGCGCCTGCACCGCCAGCTACAAGCAGGTCAACGCCTGGGCCGGTGGCTTCCAGGGCGAGCTGACCGTGAAGAACACCGGCACCGGCGCGGTCAACCCGTGGTCGGTGACCTGGGCCTGGCCGTCCGGGGTGACCCTGGCCAGTGGCTGGAACGCCACCGTGACGCAGTCCGGCAGCACGGTCACCGCCGCCGCTCCCGACTGGGCGAAGTCCCTGGCCGCGGGCGCCTCGGTGACCATCGGCTTCACCGCCAACGGCGCCGCCTCGGCACCCGCCACGGTGAAGCTCAACGGCACCTCCTGCTGA